From one Halothece sp. PCC 7418 genomic stretch:
- the hypA gene encoding hydrogenase maturation nickel metallochaperone HypA: MHETDMTKALIQTVKEWWHQQPSPPQIQKIHLLVGEFTCVEPVSLQFAFEVQTQNSFLEGVELVIQNSPLIAFCHPCQQEYFPKYGEHYACPTCHSPMEDIRSGRELKIDHIEYTTQESLAV; encoded by the coding sequence ATGCACGAAACAGACATGACAAAAGCCTTAATTCAAACGGTAAAAGAGTGGTGGCATCAACAACCCAGTCCTCCTCAGATCCAGAAGATTCATCTATTAGTTGGAGAGTTTACTTGTGTAGAACCAGTTAGTCTCCAGTTTGCCTTTGAAGTGCAAACCCAGAACTCTTTTTTAGAAGGGGTAGAACTGGTTATTCAAAATAGTCCGCTCATTGCATTTTGTCATCCTTGTCAACAAGAATATTTCCCAAAATATGGTGAACACTATGCTTGTCCCACTTGTCATTCTCCCATGGAAGATATTCGGTCTGGACGAGAATTAAAAATTGATCACATTGAATACACGACCCAAGAATCACTTGCTGTTTAG
- the speB gene encoding agmatinase produces MSEQNQPSEANRALEKESQLPLTGWQQEVSQGLDYGLEAADSIRDRSISTFSRGELPHYAGINTFLKAPYVEDVKQVGNYDVAIVGVPHDSGTTYRPGTRFGPQGIRKISALYTPYNFELGVDLREQITLCDVGDIFTIPGNNEKSFDQISKGIAHIFKSGALPIILGGDHSIGFPTVRGVCRHLGDKKVGIIHFDRHVDTQESDLDERMHTCPWFHATNIKNAPAKNLVQLGIGGWQVPRQGVKVCRERETNILTVTDITEMGLDAAVDFALERALDGTDCVYISFDIDCIDAGFVPGTGWPEPGGLLPREALYLLGKIVQQAPVCGLEVVEVSPPYDVSDMTALMATRVICDAMAHLVLSGQLPREQKPTYIHEEAQETADYWQ; encoded by the coding sequence ATGAGTGAGCAAAATCAACCCAGTGAAGCTAACCGCGCCTTAGAAAAAGAAAGTCAACTCCCCTTAACAGGGTGGCAACAAGAAGTCTCCCAAGGGTTAGACTACGGTTTAGAAGCAGCCGATAGTATTCGCGATCGCAGCATTTCCACTTTTTCTCGCGGTGAACTGCCACACTACGCAGGAATTAACACTTTTTTGAAAGCCCCTTACGTGGAAGATGTCAAACAAGTTGGGAACTATGATGTCGCCATTGTCGGCGTTCCCCATGATTCTGGCACTACCTACCGCCCTGGAACGCGCTTCGGACCCCAAGGCATCCGTAAAATTTCCGCCCTTTATACCCCCTATAACTTTGAACTGGGCGTTGATTTAAGAGAACAAATTACCCTTTGTGATGTCGGGGATATCTTTACGATTCCAGGCAATAATGAAAAGTCGTTTGACCAAATTTCTAAAGGCATTGCCCATATTTTTAAATCGGGGGCGCTGCCGATTATTTTAGGGGGCGATCACTCCATTGGTTTTCCAACAGTGCGCGGGGTTTGTCGTCATTTAGGAGATAAAAAAGTCGGAATTATTCACTTTGATCGTCATGTGGATACCCAAGAAAGTGACCTTGATGAACGGATGCACACTTGCCCTTGGTTTCATGCGACAAATATTAAAAATGCCCCAGCAAAAAATCTGGTTCAACTGGGAATTGGGGGTTGGCAAGTGCCTCGCCAAGGGGTCAAAGTTTGTCGAGAACGAGAAACCAATATTCTCACCGTTACCGATATTACAGAAATGGGCTTAGATGCTGCGGTAGATTTTGCCTTGGAACGGGCTTTAGATGGTACGGATTGTGTTTATATTAGCTTTGATATTGATTGTATTGATGCTGGCTTTGTTCCCGGTACGGGTTGGCCCGAACCGGGTGGTTTATTACCCCGAGAAGCCCTTTATTTATTAGGAAAAATTGTGCAGCAAGCTCCAGTTTGTGGATTAGAAGTGGTGGAAGTTTCTCCTCCTTATGATGTCAGTGATATGACCGCTTTAATGGCAACGCGAGTGATTTGTGATGCCATGGCTCATTTAGTGCTTTCCGGACAACTTCCTCGTGAACAAAAGCCTACTTATATTCATGAAGAAGCGCAAGAAACCGCCGATTATTGGCAGTAA
- the ftsH gene encoding ATP-dependent zinc metalloprotease FtsH: MPIETETQRSRKEPKPSQFGDSFLIFLTLLFLINFLFATVLKSQPPEVAYSQFIQDVQAGKVERATISPDRIEYVLKSDSEKEAPIFTTTPVAMDLELPQILREHEVEFSAPPPSNWEGLGNILSWVLPPLLFLGIWAWLFSRGQGEGPAALTIGKSKVRVYSEGHTGVTFNDVAGVDEAKAELEEIVDFLQRAERYIRLGAKIPKGVLLVGPPGTGKTLLARAVAGEAGVPFFSISGSEFNELFVGVGASRVRDLFEQAKHQAPCIVFIDELDALGKSRAAVGPYSGVNDEREQTLNQLLSEMDGFEANTGVIILAATNRPEVLDPALQRPGRFDRQVVVDRPDKQGREAILKVHIQGVKLADDVDLEKIAARAVGFAGADLANLVNEAALLAARNQREAVTFADFNSAIERVVAGLERKSRVLGEKEKQIVAYHEVGHAIVGSLMPGANPVEKISIVPRGTGALGYTLQLPEEDRFLLSESEIRGQLTTLLGGRSAEQLVFGEISTGAADDIQKATDLAERAITLYGMSDELGPVAYEKIKGQFLEDYMNPRRQVSPKIAEMIDNQLQGLINGALHVAKGILEYNRELLEETAQVLLQKETLEGEELHAFLDRTHLPEAFQNWLKTRQSSEH, encoded by the coding sequence ATGCCAATCGAAACTGAAACGCAGCGATCGCGCAAAGAGCCAAAACCGAGCCAGTTTGGCGATAGCTTCTTAATTTTTCTGACGCTATTATTCTTAATTAATTTTCTCTTCGCAACGGTTTTGAAGTCACAACCGCCAGAAGTTGCCTATAGCCAATTTATTCAAGATGTTCAGGCGGGAAAAGTCGAACGAGCCACCATCAGTCCCGACCGCATTGAATATGTTCTGAAATCGGACTCAGAGAAGGAAGCGCCCATTTTCACCACAACCCCCGTGGCGATGGATCTAGAACTACCTCAGATTTTACGAGAACATGAGGTTGAGTTTTCTGCGCCTCCTCCCAGTAACTGGGAAGGGTTGGGGAATATTTTATCTTGGGTCTTACCTCCTCTGCTGTTCTTGGGGATTTGGGCGTGGCTTTTTAGCCGTGGGCAAGGGGAAGGTCCAGCTGCGCTCACCATTGGTAAAAGCAAAGTTCGCGTTTATTCAGAAGGGCATACCGGGGTTACTTTTAATGATGTGGCGGGTGTGGATGAAGCCAAAGCCGAACTGGAAGAAATTGTTGATTTCCTCCAACGGGCGGAACGCTATATTCGTTTGGGCGCAAAAATTCCCAAAGGGGTTTTACTGGTGGGCCCGCCTGGAACGGGAAAAACCCTCCTCGCCAGAGCAGTAGCTGGAGAAGCAGGAGTTCCTTTCTTTAGCATTTCTGGATCAGAATTTAATGAGTTATTTGTGGGGGTTGGTGCTTCTCGGGTGCGGGATCTCTTTGAACAAGCCAAACATCAAGCACCTTGTATTGTCTTTATTGATGAATTGGATGCTCTCGGTAAGTCACGAGCAGCAGTGGGTCCCTATAGTGGGGTTAATGATGAACGAGAACAAACCCTGAATCAATTGCTCTCAGAAATGGATGGTTTTGAGGCAAATACAGGGGTGATTATCTTAGCTGCAACCAACCGCCCAGAAGTGTTAGATCCAGCCTTGCAGCGTCCTGGTCGCTTTGATCGGCAAGTGGTGGTAGATCGTCCTGATAAACAAGGTCGAGAAGCAATTCTCAAAGTCCATATTCAAGGAGTCAAACTGGCGGATGATGTGGATTTAGAAAAGATTGCTGCCCGGGCTGTGGGGTTTGCCGGTGCCGATTTAGCGAACTTAGTCAATGAAGCTGCTTTATTAGCAGCCCGAAATCAACGGGAAGCGGTAACCTTTGCTGATTTTAACAGCGCGATCGAGCGAGTTGTTGCTGGTTTAGAAAGAAAGTCAAGAGTCCTTGGTGAAAAAGAGAAACAGATTGTCGCTTATCATGAAGTCGGTCACGCGATCGTTGGCAGTCTAATGCCTGGAGCCAACCCAGTGGAAAAAATTTCCATCGTCCCACGCGGGACAGGAGCATTAGGATATACCTTGCAGCTTCCGGAAGAAGATCGGTTCTTGCTCAGTGAAAGTGAAATTCGCGGGCAACTCACCACTTTACTCGGTGGACGCTCTGCGGAACAGCTTGTATTTGGCGAAATCTCAACGGGAGCAGCCGATGATATTCAAAAAGCCACGGATCTAGCAGAGCGAGCGATTACCCTTTACGGAATGAGCGATGAACTCGGACCGGTTGCTTATGAAAAAATCAAAGGACAATTCCTAGAGGATTATATGAACCCTCGTCGCCAAGTGAGTCCTAAAATCGCAGAAATGATTGACAACCAACTGCAAGGGCTGATTAATGGCGCACTTCATGTCGCAAAAGGCATTCTAGAGTACAATCGGGAGTTACTCGAAGAAACGGCTCAGGTTCTCTTGCAAAAAGAAACCCTAGAAGGGGAAGAACTGCACGCCTTTTTAGACAGAACTCACTTACCCGAAGCCTTCCAAAACTGGCTGAAAACTCGGCAATCTAGCGAGCATTAG
- a CDS encoding chorismate lyase yields MNWQPTPTLETNWYALDPLWQGGEDVVKTGLPHEQLAPAWQILLLGDGSPTRHLRLLTREPIEVDVIDMSPIGNQRDRAPVGIEAVPEPRLRRQVWLRTASGQRLAYAVSWWKAQEVDEYLQNRALPIWDNLSRLHTELYRDIQGIYYGHSPELENAFQQTGPFWGRHYLFWHNGQPLTLIYEVFSPYLKKYLD; encoded by the coding sequence TTGAACTGGCAACCGACTCCCACTCTAGAAACGAACTGGTACGCCCTCGATCCGCTTTGGCAAGGGGGGGAAGACGTGGTTAAAACGGGACTTCCTCATGAACAACTTGCCCCTGCTTGGCAGATTTTACTCCTCGGAGATGGGTCTCCCACTCGTCATTTACGATTACTGACAAGAGAACCGATTGAAGTGGATGTCATTGATATGTCACCCATTGGTAATCAGCGCGATCGCGCACCAGTTGGCATAGAAGCGGTTCCTGAACCACGCCTCCGTCGTCAAGTTTGGTTACGCACTGCATCCGGTCAACGTCTCGCCTATGCCGTTTCTTGGTGGAAAGCGCAAGAAGTGGATGAATATTTACAAAACCGTGCTTTACCGATTTGGGATAATCTCTCTCGACTCCACACCGAACTGTATCGCGATATTCAAGGCATTTATTACGGGCATTCTCCAGAACTAGAAAACGCCTTTCAACAAACGGGTCCATTTTGGGGACGACATTATCTGTTTTGGCATAACGGACAACCGTTAACCTTAATCTACGAAGTCTTTTCCCCTTATCTAAAGAAATATCTCGATTAG
- a CDS encoding bifunctional cobalt-precorrin-7 (C(5))-methyltransferase/cobalt-precorrin-6B (C(15))-methyltransferase codes for MIKQSPLLHVVGIGLEGKAGLTEKVRAIVEEATVLVGSERQLSYCSDQDVIPIKLGNLQSAIAQIKTYLEPAENIVILTSGDPLFFGLGRLLLEHFSPEQLVFHPHLSSLQLAFNRIKIPWQDATLISSHGRSTEALVKAIQRGDEKIGILTDAENNPSAIAQLITALDLPFSYQFWICENLEGEEENCQCLDLETVKQSQFSPLNVVILIREESPLPSLEELPSLGLSDETFLSFPDRPGLMTKREIRPLILAELALKPQQIIWDIGAGTGAVAIEIARLFPTSQVYAIEKTAMGVSLINQNCERLAVTNVTAIQGKAPDQLPPSQTPDRIFIGGSGGKMSEILTVCEERLAVNGRMVFALATLENLESARQWLRENQWRDRVLQVQIARSLNFAHLTRLSPLNPVTLLTAWRDRY; via the coding sequence ATGATTAAGCAATCACCGCTTCTTCATGTGGTTGGAATTGGTTTAGAAGGGAAAGCGGGATTAACAGAAAAAGTCAGAGCAATTGTTGAGGAAGCAACGGTTTTAGTGGGGAGTGAGCGTCAACTCAGTTATTGTTCGGATCAAGATGTAATTCCAATCAAACTGGGGAATTTACAAAGCGCGATCGCGCAAATAAAAACTTATCTCGAACCAGCAGAAAATATAGTGATTCTCACTAGTGGTGACCCATTATTTTTTGGTTTAGGTCGTTTGTTATTAGAGCATTTTTCCCCAGAACAATTAGTCTTTCATCCCCATTTATCTTCCCTGCAACTTGCCTTTAATCGCATCAAAATTCCTTGGCAAGATGCAACTTTGATTAGTTCCCATGGGCGCAGTACCGAGGCTTTAGTAAAGGCGATTCAACGAGGAGATGAAAAGATTGGCATTCTGACAGATGCTGAAAATAATCCCAGCGCGATCGCGCAACTGATAACCGCTCTTGATCTGCCTTTTTCTTATCAGTTTTGGATTTGTGAAAACCTAGAAGGAGAGGAAGAAAACTGTCAATGTTTGGACTTAGAAACCGTTAAACAATCTCAATTTTCCCCGCTCAATGTTGTTATTTTAATTCGAGAAGAATCTCCACTTCCTTCTTTAGAAGAACTCCCTAGTTTGGGCTTAAGTGATGAAACCTTTCTCAGCTTTCCAGACCGCCCTGGGTTAATGACGAAGCGAGAAATTAGACCCTTAATTTTAGCTGAACTTGCCTTAAAACCCCAACAAATCATCTGGGATATTGGCGCAGGAACCGGTGCAGTTGCTATTGAAATTGCACGATTGTTTCCCACCTCGCAAGTTTACGCTATCGAAAAAACAGCGATGGGCGTTTCTCTTATAAATCAGAATTGTGAACGCCTCGCTGTTACAAATGTTACTGCGATTCAAGGGAAAGCCCCTGATCAACTTCCCCCATCACAAACCCCAGACCGTATTTTTATCGGTGGAAGTGGCGGGAAGATGAGCGAGATTCTAACCGTTTGTGAAGAAAGGTTAGCGGTGAACGGTCGGATGGTTTTTGCCCTTGCTACCCTAGAAAATTTAGAAAGCGCAAGGCAATGGTTAAGGGAAAATCAGTGGCGCGATCGCGTTTTGCAAGTTCAAATTGCGCGATCGTTAAATTTTGCCCATCTGACTCGCTTATCCCCCTTGAATCCAGTTACCTTGCTTACCGCTTGGCGCGATCGTTATTGA
- a CDS encoding cobalt-precorrin-8X methylmutase, whose protein sequence is MKKISLNHPIVEASFEIIDQEVGKHSYSREEYHVVRRAIHATADFEFLKLFYFSDRAVEKAITAIQNQTPIIVDVGMVQKGIQGLVNKTSHNPIICALDAAKTVPEGKTRTETGLRNCIADYPQGIYVIGNAPTALLALCDAIAQGSANPSLVIGAPVGFVSVVESKQALAETSVPQIRVDGRKGGSAVAGAIMNALLVLSAEEND, encoded by the coding sequence ATGAAGAAAATCTCTTTAAATCATCCGATTGTTGAAGCTAGCTTTGAGATTATTGATCAAGAAGTAGGAAAACATTCTTATTCACGGGAAGAATATCATGTCGTTCGGCGGGCAATTCATGCAACGGCAGATTTTGAGTTTTTAAAGCTGTTTTATTTCAGCGATCGCGCTGTAGAAAAGGCAATTACAGCTATTCAAAATCAAACCCCGATTATTGTCGATGTAGGAATGGTACAAAAGGGGATTCAGGGGCTGGTGAATAAAACGTCTCATAACCCCATTATTTGCGCCCTAGACGCTGCAAAAACTGTTCCCGAGGGGAAAACCCGCACGGAAACGGGTTTACGCAACTGTATCGCCGATTATCCCCAAGGAATTTATGTGATTGGTAATGCGCCCACTGCACTATTAGCCCTATGTGACGCGATCGCGCAAGGAAGCGCAAACCCCAGTTTAGTCATTGGCGCACCAGTGGGGTTTGTCTCGGTGGTAGAGTCGAAACAAGCCCTCGCCGAGACATCTGTGCCTCAAATTCGAGTAGATGGGCGCAAAGGGGGATCGGCGGTTGCGGGGGCGATCATGAATGCGTTATTGGTGTTAAGTGCAGAGGAAAATGATTAA
- the holA gene encoding DNA polymerase III subunit delta, with translation MPIYFFWGEDEYRLNQAVTALREKVVDPLWGEFNEDVIAGDKPEAVTEALYQALTPPFGAGSRLVWVMQTTLGQRCSSELLSELERTFPQLPETSHLLLTSDKKPDGRLKSTKLLKQYAVIKEFAVIPPWKTDQLLAQVETVAQEKGVQLTTSAKERLAEAVGNNTRLLSQELEKLSLYAVGKNVALDDSAIAQLVSASTHNSLQLAKAISQGNTNQALQLVTDLLHRNEPALKIVAVLVGQFRTWFWIKLKMEQGERDNQVIAKAAEINNPKRVYFLRQEVQSLSVQQFLRAFPLLCTLETNLKRGHPPEMTLQTHIIQLSQVFQSS, from the coding sequence ATGCCAATCTACTTTTTTTGGGGAGAAGATGAATATCGTTTAAATCAAGCGGTGACGGCTTTGCGGGAAAAAGTGGTTGATCCGCTTTGGGGAGAGTTTAATGAAGATGTGATTGCTGGGGATAAACCAGAGGCGGTAACAGAAGCTCTGTATCAAGCCTTAACGCCTCCATTTGGGGCGGGAAGTCGTTTGGTATGGGTTATGCAAACCACTCTAGGTCAACGTTGCTCTAGCGAGCTCTTATCGGAGTTAGAGCGCACATTCCCCCAACTTCCTGAAACGTCTCATCTTCTCTTGACCAGTGACAAAAAGCCCGATGGACGCTTAAAGTCAACGAAACTTCTAAAACAATATGCGGTCATTAAAGAGTTTGCAGTGATTCCGCCGTGGAAAACTGACCAGCTTTTAGCGCAAGTGGAAACCGTTGCTCAAGAAAAAGGGGTACAACTGACGACATCCGCTAAGGAAAGGTTAGCCGAGGCGGTTGGGAATAATACGCGGTTGTTATCTCAGGAATTAGAAAAACTGTCTCTTTATGCAGTGGGAAAAAATGTTGCTCTTGATGACAGCGCGATCGCGCAACTGGTGAGCGCTAGCACCCACAATAGTTTACAATTGGCAAAAGCCATTAGTCAGGGCAATACAAACCAAGCGCTACAGCTTGTCACTGATTTATTACATCGCAATGAACCTGCTTTAAAGATTGTTGCCGTGTTAGTGGGACAATTTCGGACCTGGTTTTGGATTAAACTGAAAATGGAACAAGGAGAAAGAGACAACCAAGTGATTGCAAAAGCAGCAGAAATTAATAACCCAAAGCGAGTTTATTTTTTGCGTCAAGAAGTACAGTCACTTTCGGTTCAGCAATTTTTAAGGGCTTTCCCTCTTCTTTGCACCCTAGAAACCAATCTTAAACGCGGACACCCCCCAGAAATGACCCTGCAAACCCACATCATTCAACTCTCTCAAGTGTTTCAAAGCAGTTAG
- a CDS encoding DUF4168 domain-containing protein yields the protein MDGLDIISNRLFDGKRLQVSAIAQAQNYSEETLENYARAVLAIEPLRQETWQEIQRILNSQEIPSIACNSADSYEDLPSEARSLIVDYCNESKTIVEQNNLTVSEFNQITADVQSNDQLKQQVQAKMRELQ from the coding sequence ATGGATGGACTTGATATAATCAGCAACCGCTTGTTTGATGGGAAGCGATTGCAAGTTAGTGCGATTGCTCAAGCCCAAAATTACAGTGAGGAAACGTTAGAAAATTATGCTAGGGCTGTCCTCGCGATCGAGCCGTTGCGTCAAGAGACATGGCAGGAGATCCAAAGGATCTTAAACTCACAAGAGATTCCCAGCATTGCTTGCAATAGTGCAGACAGCTATGAAGATTTGCCCTCAGAAGCGCGATCGCTGATTGTGGATTACTGTAACGAATCCAAAACGATTGTGGAACAAAACAACTTAACCGTTTCAGAATTTAATCAGATTACTGCTGATGTGCAATCGAATGACCAACTGAAACAGCAAGTCCAAGCCAAAATGCGAGAATTGCAATAA
- a CDS encoding asparaginase: MSKKRTHTPEVEVHLLREGIVESLHQVHALVCDDRGRILSFAGNSETASFIRSSLKPFQALPTVKSGAFEQFQLTDKDLAIMCSSHQGTVQQARQVFNILWRADIEPTALRCPIPEGKRSPLEHNCSGKHAGMLAACQQNGWPLSQYLRHRSPIQELILRSVGELLQMPGAEFIGVQDDCGAPTYFMQLSQMATLYAHLCSGDDLYLERISRAMTHYPELIAGEGSFDTELMKASNGELVSKSGAEGVQCIGRIGEGMGLAIKALDGSKRAKYATAIHLLMQMGWISPSVSENLAEKFMSLAEFKRLEVVGELTFV, encoded by the coding sequence ATGAGCAAAAAACGGACGCACACTCCAGAAGTCGAAGTTCATCTCCTGCGAGAAGGAATCGTCGAATCTCTCCATCAAGTTCACGCCCTAGTCTGTGACGATCGAGGGCGGATTTTATCCTTTGCTGGTAATTCTGAAACAGCTTCTTTTATTCGGTCTTCTCTCAAACCCTTTCAAGCCTTACCAACCGTAAAGAGTGGGGCATTTGAGCAATTTCAACTTACCGATAAAGACCTTGCCATTATGTGCAGTTCCCACCAAGGAACCGTACAACAAGCGCGACAAGTCTTTAATATTCTCTGGCGTGCTGATATCGAACCCACTGCTTTAAGGTGTCCGATTCCTGAAGGAAAACGCAGCCCTCTCGAACACAACTGTTCTGGAAAACACGCAGGAATGCTTGCTGCTTGCCAACAAAATGGCTGGCCCCTGAGTCAGTATCTCCGCCATCGCAGTCCCATCCAAGAATTAATTCTCAGAAGCGTCGGTGAGTTGTTACAGATGCCTGGTGCAGAGTTTATCGGGGTTCAGGATGATTGTGGTGCGCCCACCTACTTTATGCAGCTTTCCCAAATGGCGACCTTATATGCTCACCTGTGTTCTGGAGATGACTTGTATTTAGAACGAATTAGTCGTGCGATGACCCATTATCCTGAACTGATTGCGGGAGAAGGTTCATTTGATACAGAATTGATGAAAGCCAGTAATGGAGAATTAGTCAGTAAATCTGGCGCGGAAGGGGTACAGTGTATTGGTCGGATTGGGGAAGGAATGGGCTTGGCAATTAAAGCCCTCGATGGCTCAAAACGAGCCAAATATGCCACAGCGATTCATCTTTTAATGCAGATGGGTTGGATTAGTCCCAGTGTGTCCGAAAATTTAGCAGAAAAGTTTATGAGTCTTGCTGAATTTAAGCGCTTAGAGGTGGTGGGAGAGTTAACCTTTGTTTAG
- a CDS encoding CGLD27 family protein, which produces MRDLSSSQPCPVPPEQLPLNEYEQLKTDWPFRWVTFGRWAYLRKLLWTWGWGWLLAGPLTAASFPIQTHPLEFFCCGALGASLLVVFIVVRLYLGWSYIRTRLHKAEIPYEESGWYDGQTWEKPEAVLERDRLVVSYQIQPILQRLQMTVGLLIALSAIDLTAWQLLTSFF; this is translated from the coding sequence ATGAGAGATTTATCCTCGTCTCAGCCTTGTCCCGTTCCCCCAGAACAACTCCCCCTGAATGAATATGAGCAACTGAAAACCGATTGGCCCTTTCGCTGGGTGACATTCGGTCGCTGGGCTTATCTACGCAAACTGCTCTGGACATGGGGTTGGGGGTGGCTGTTGGCGGGACCTCTCACCGCAGCCAGTTTTCCGATTCAGACTCATCCTCTAGAGTTTTTCTGCTGTGGCGCACTGGGAGCAAGTTTATTAGTCGTGTTTATAGTTGTGAGATTATACTTAGGATGGTCTTATATTCGCACTCGTCTGCATAAAGCGGAGATTCCTTATGAAGAGTCGGGCTGGTACGATGGACAAACTTGGGAAAAGCCAGAAGCAGTTTTAGAGCGCGATCGACTGGTGGTGTCTTATCAGATTCAACCCATCTTGCAACGGTTACAGATGACAGTGGGACTCTTGATTGCTCTCAGCGCGATCGACTTGACTGCCTGGCAACTTCTTACCTCTTTTTTCTAG
- the rsfS gene encoding ribosome silencing factor, whose amino-acid sequence MNHQPNSNPTSPNTPTLAAAETLAWTIAHAADSRKAGDIVLLEVVDVSYLADYFVISTGYSRTQVKAISDAIQDTVEQQFNAAPVRTEGQKERNWILLDYGDVIAHILLPEEREFYGIEAFWGHAKRIDFETVQQAEAG is encoded by the coding sequence ATGAATCATCAGCCTAATTCTAATCCAACGTCCCCCAACACGCCCACCTTGGCTGCTGCAGAAACACTGGCCTGGACGATCGCGCACGCTGCAGATAGTCGGAAAGCTGGAGATATTGTCCTTTTAGAAGTGGTGGATGTCTCCTACCTTGCCGATTACTTCGTGATCAGTACAGGATACTCTCGCACTCAAGTCAAAGCGATTTCTGATGCCATCCAAGATACAGTCGAACAGCAATTTAATGCTGCCCCAGTACGCACAGAAGGACAAAAGGAACGGAACTGGATTTTACTCGATTATGGCGATGTAATTGCTCATATTTTACTCCCAGAAGAGCGAGAGTTTTATGGAATTGAAGCCTTTTGGGGACACGCCAAACGCATTGATTTTGAAACCGTTCAACAAGCAGAAGCAGGTTAA
- the yqeK gene encoding bis(5'-nucleosyl)-tetraphosphatase (symmetrical) YqeK → MNKEQRTTNKISIVDREAVIQWLEHNVPKARVQHILGVEQMSQELAQCHEVDEEKAQTAGLMHDLAKYFAADKLLTIAQEKGVTIDSICAVRPHLLHADVSAIVAKETFAVKDEEILSAIAQHTLGNAEMSPTSCIVFVADKLEPNRGDTPELNAMREATQENLYRGVYQVCDLAIKKLIKKGRPIHPRTVATRNWAMQAEKC, encoded by the coding sequence ATGAACAAAGAACAAAGAACAACAAACAAAATTTCGATTGTTGATCGAGAAGCAGTAATTCAATGGTTAGAACACAATGTTCCCAAGGCGCGGGTGCAGCATATTTTAGGGGTTGAACAAATGTCACAAGAGTTAGCCCAGTGTCATGAAGTGGATGAAGAAAAAGCACAAACAGCAGGGTTAATGCACGATTTGGCGAAATACTTTGCTGCGGATAAATTGTTAACCATCGCCCAGGAAAAAGGAGTGACCATTGATAGCATTTGCGCCGTTCGCCCTCATTTATTACACGCCGATGTCAGTGCGATTGTAGCCAAAGAAACCTTTGCCGTAAAAGATGAAGAAATTTTAAGCGCGATCGCGCAGCATACCTTGGGGAACGCGGAAATGTCACCAACCAGTTGTATTGTCTTTGTGGCGGACAAACTGGAACCGAATCGTGGCGATACACCCGAACTGAACGCAATGCGGGAAGCAACCCAAGAAAATCTCTATCGTGGCGTTTATCAAGTCTGTGACCTTGCTATAAAAAAATTAATCAAAAAAGGTCGTCCCATCCATCCGCGAACTGTCGCCACTCGTAACTGGGCAATGCAGGCCGAAAAATGTTAA